The following are encoded together in the Labrus mixtus chromosome 2, fLabMix1.1, whole genome shotgun sequence genome:
- the LOC132993176 gene encoding CD209 antigen-like yields the protein MDESDTYANVDEPPGQPCKRTGLLNGSESIYANEEIFQTLEMSTAGTSLTGAGHFKKSLSRIVVVCLGLLCVLLLTGLITLMIQHNKHNSEWKSDMIMLNISNNNLDKERNQLQTTYNNLDKERNQLQTTYNNLDKERNQLQSSYNNLAQERDMLQNRLEEVQKKLLEGLKGWVHFNGSFYYISSLEKPWQESRADCLQRGADLMIINSKEEQDFARSFQKLVWIGLSDREKEGTWKWVDGTPLNTSYWNSREPNGVPNRDEDCTEIKMYGLVNSWNDESCELRRFWICEKTFNM from the exons ATGGATGAATCAGACACATATGCTAACGTAGATGAACCTCCAGGCCAGCCTTGCAAAAGGACGGGTTTACTAAACGGCTCGGAGAGTATTTATGCGAATGAAGAAATATTTCAGACTCTGGAGATGAGCACAGCGGGAACTTCACTCACAG GTGCTGGACACTTCAAGAAGAGTTTGTCCAGAATTGTCGTGGTGTGTCTGGGTCTGCTGTGTGTTCTCCTCCTGACTGGACTCATTACTCTGATGATCCAAC acaacaaacacaactctgAGTGGAAATCAGACATGATCATGTTGAACATCAGTAACAACAACCTGGACAAAGAGAGGAACCAGTTACAGACCACTTACAACAACCTGGACAAAGAGAGGAACCAGTTACAGACCACTTACAACAACCTGGACAAAGAGAGGAACCAGTTACAGAGCAGCTACAACAATTTGGCTCAAGAACGAGACATGCTACAAAACAGACTGGAGGAGGTTCAGAAAAAGCTTCttg AAGGCCTTAAAGGTTGGGTGCATTTCAACGGAAGTTTCTATTACATTTCTTCTCTGGAGAAGCCCTGGCAAGAAAGTAGAGCTGACTGCTTACAGAGAGGTGCAGACCTGATGATTATCAACAGCAAAgaagaacag GACTTTGCGAGAAGTTTCCAGAAGCTCGTGTGGATCGGACTgtctgacagagagaaagaggggacgTGGAAATGGGTGGATGGGACTCCGCTGAACACAAG CTACTGGAACTCAAGGGAGCCAAATGGTGTTCCAAACAGAGATGAAGACTGCACTGAAATAAAGATGTACGGTTTGGTGAACAGCTGGAATGATGAGTCGTGTGAACTTCGAAGATTCTGGATCTGTGAAAAGACTTTTAATATGTAG
- the LOC132954933 gene encoding general transcription factor II-I repeat domain-containing protein 2A-like: MQGKHTGFAGLLQQSGVDCSILHCIIHQEALCAKSMNFSHVMDLVTKVTNLIRGGNRSLNHKKFRAFLDEVSAAYGDLQMHTEIRWMSRGKCLEKFFALLAEIPVFLEDSIRCDTSANCSKLRDTEFLFDMAFLADITSHLNQLNMQLQGRSQTVSDLYAHVNTFQSKLTLFKEDFSSDRPNLAHFRSCEQMRKDAPECQKTLLKYRAEIEKLQQQFKNRFQDFYAMKPRIVLFTDPLSAAVSAQPPELQLELCELQSDPFFQAKRHERGISFWRLLPESRFPLLRDFALSMASIFGSTYICETNFSTMKHIKSKERNRQTDETLFQLMQIGCTNIDIDIQSIVRQQERPQVSH, encoded by the exons ATGCAAGGAAAACACACTGGATTCGCCGGGCTCCTCCAACAGAGTGGCGTTGACTGTTCAATACTGCACTGCATCATACATCAG GAGGCCCTCTGTGCCAAGTCAATGAACTTCAGCCATGTCATGGATTTAGTTACCAAGGTTACCAATCTCATTCGAGGAGGGAACAGGTCTCTCAATCATAAGAAGTTTAGAGCCTTTTTGGATGAAGTGAGCGCTGCGTATGGGGATTTACAGATGCACACAGAGATAAGGTGGATGAGCCGTGGGAAATGCTTGGAGAAGTTTTTTGCACTGCTCGCTGAAATCCCAGTGTTCTTGGAGGACAGCATCCGATGCGATACAAGTGCAAACTGCAGTAAACTCAGGGATACAGAGTTTCTCTTCGACATGGCTTTCCTTGCGGACATTACCTCGCATCTTAATCAACTGAATATGCAGTTGCAGGGAAGAAGCCAGACTGTGTCGGATCTATATGCACACGTGAACACATTTCAGAGTAAACTAACCCTGTTTAAAGAAGACTTTTCATCTGACCGTCCAAATTTGGCACACTTCCGCTCATGTGAACAGATGCGCAAAGATGCCCCCGAATGCCAGAAAACACTTCTCAAGTACAGAGCCGAGATAgaaaaactgcagcagcagtttaAGAACCGCTTTCAAGATTTCTACGCCATGAAGCCACGCATCGTGTTATTCACTGACccgctctctgctgctgtcagcgCGCAGCCCCCTGAGCTGCAGCTTGAACTGTGCGAACTACAGTCTGACCCCTTCTTCCAAGCAAAGCGCCATGAGAGGGGAATCTCCTTCTGGAGACTACTACCCGAGTCACGCTTTCCACTCCTCAGGGATTTTGCACTCTCAATGGCCAGCATATTTGGGAGCACTTACATCTGTGAGACCAACTTCTCAACAATGAAGCACATCAAAtctaaagagagaaacagacagacagatgagacACTGTTCCAGCTCATGCAGATTGGATGTACTAACATTGACATTGACATTCAGTCTATTGTGCGCCAGCAGGAGAGGCCACAAGTATCTCATTAA